Proteins from one Bacteriovorax sp. BAL6_X genomic window:
- a CDS encoding group II truncated hemoglobin, protein MKIKLPELLIRKFKMTPYHKLGGAEGVQELVNNFYEIMDTDPKASKCRATHARSLESANKKLFMFLSGWLGGPSLYIEKYGHPRMRKRHFPFKIGFAERDEWLYCMRKAMDLKKLKPEFDKELWGAFERFAEHMRNQDF, encoded by the coding sequence ATGAAAATTAAACTACCAGAACTCCTTATTCGAAAATTTAAAATGACTCCTTATCATAAACTAGGTGGCGCAGAGGGCGTTCAGGAACTTGTTAATAATTTCTATGAGATCATGGATACTGACCCCAAGGCATCAAAGTGTCGTGCTACTCATGCAAGATCACTAGAGAGTGCTAATAAGAAGCTCTTTATGTTCTTGTCTGGCTGGTTAGGTGGGCCAAGTCTATATATTGAAAAGTATGGCCATCCGAGAATGCGTAAGCGTCATTTTCCTTTTAAAATTGGTTTTGCTGAGCGAGATGAGTGGCTCTATTGTATGAGAAAGGCCATGGATTTGAAGAAGTTAAAACCTGAGTTTGATAAAGAACTCTGGGGTGCTTTCGAAAGATTCGCTGAGCATATGAGAAACCAAGACTTTTAG
- a CDS encoding 3'-5' exonuclease yields the protein MLILGVDLEGINENLTQKGVNLEVDRVTEIGAVLWDTRINSPVRVFSELIDEKDRLKLTEEVIELTGIDEQLLAEWGRRGDEIKMALERVALLMKKADYMMAHNGAKYDKPMLTAMFKRYGIEMPNKVWIDTQEDVEYPRRITHKSMALLEHSHGFINPFPHRAVTDVLAMLKIASHYDYVRMAKLASAPKVRIVAELKAPNWKNRQEVEKFNAIKHKVARARFQWDPNEKVWSKIVSQVHIDEGKLLFDFDWRLS from the coding sequence ATGCTCATTCTTGGAGTTGATTTAGAAGGTATTAACGAAAATTTAACGCAAAAAGGTGTAAATCTTGAAGTTGACCGCGTTACAGAAATTGGAGCGGTTCTTTGGGACACACGTATCAACTCTCCAGTTAGAGTCTTCTCTGAACTTATCGATGAAAAAGATCGCTTAAAGCTTACAGAAGAAGTTATTGAGCTTACAGGCATTGACGAACAATTACTTGCTGAGTGGGGACGTCGCGGAGATGAAATCAAGATGGCCCTTGAAAGAGTTGCCCTACTTATGAAGAAGGCCGATTATATGATGGCCCACAATGGCGCAAAGTATGACAAACCAATGCTAACGGCCATGTTTAAAAGATATGGGATCGAGATGCCAAATAAAGTTTGGATCGATACTCAAGAAGATGTTGAGTACCCAAGAAGAATCACTCACAAATCGATGGCACTTTTAGAGCACTCACATGGCTTTATTAATCCATTTCCACATAGAGCTGTTACAGATGTCCTAGCAATGCTTAAGATAGCTTCTCATTATGATTATGTAAGAATGGCAAAATTAGCAAGTGCCCCTAAGGTACGTATTGTTGCAGAACTAAAAGCACCAAATTGGAAAAACCGTCAAGAAGTTGAAAAATTCAATGCAATTAAGCATAAAGTAGCACGTGCAAGATTTCAGTGGGACCCAAATGAAAAGGTATGGTCAAAGATTGTTTCTCAAGTTCATATTGATGAAGGAAAACTTCTCTTTGATTTCGATTGGAGACTTTCATAA
- a CDS encoding DUF309 domain-containing protein, which translates to MEKSGEPETARLSSSEAFKTNEDYLFAIDLVNEGYFWEAHAYLESLWNEHNRTDDFAILFKAIIKIAAGLLKLEMKQESAFRTHFQRCLELLNELQYENFCGIEIKELKVLVSHMLSESFESTPEFFIKLRF; encoded by the coding sequence ATGGAAAAAAGCGGCGAGCCAGAAACAGCTCGCCTAAGCTCTAGTGAAGCTTTTAAAACTAATGAAGATTATTTATTTGCCATAGACTTAGTAAATGAAGGCTATTTCTGGGAGGCCCATGCCTACCTAGAGTCTCTGTGGAATGAACATAACCGCACGGATGACTTTGCCATTTTATTTAAGGCCATAATCAAAATTGCAGCAGGGCTATTAAAACTTGAAATGAAGCAAGAAAGTGCATTTAGAACACATTTTCAACGCTGCCTCGAACTCTTAAATGAGTTACAATATGAAAATTTTTGTGGAATCGAAATCAAAGAGCTAAAAGTCTTGGTTTCTCATATGCTCAGCGAATCTTTCGAAAGCACCCCAGAGTTCTTTATCAAACTCAGGTTTTAA